Sequence from the Methanofastidiosum sp. genome:
CAAGCTTTAAGCAGGGCAGAAAGGATTGGCTGCAAGACTTATCTTTTTGATTTTACAAAATCCTTTAATCTCATAGGCGTTAATATTTCAAAATTTAAAGAGATTATAATTACAACTTCCGATCATAAAGTGAATATTGAAGCTTTGAAAATATCAAGAGAATTAAATAAAGAAGCTTTAATAATAATTAACGCTCCG
This genomic interval carries:
- a CDS encoding NAD-binding protein codes for the protein MSLIFGAGKIGYAVSLVLKKRGKDVVVIDKNMQALSRAERIGCKTYLFDFTKSFNLIGVNISKFKEIIITTSDHKVNIEALKISRELNKEALIIINAP